A single window of Pyxicephalus adspersus chromosome 10, UCB_Pads_2.0, whole genome shotgun sequence DNA harbors:
- the CYP26A1 gene encoding cytochrome P450 26A1, translating to MDPYTITTSFFCTVLLPLLLLLTALKLWELYCLSRRDHESHLPLPPGTMGLPFFGETLQMVLRRKKFLQMKQRKYGNIYKTHLFGAPTVRVMGADNVRQILLGEHRLVTVQWPASVRIILGAGCLSNLHDGQHKNMKRVIMQAFTWEALENYIPVMEEEVRSAMDLWLNSGPCVLVYPAVKRLMFRIAMRLLLGFHPEDMSPEREQALLDAFEEMTRNLFSLPIDVPYSGLYRGVRARNVIHAKIEENIKEKLKMEPETSGKDALQLLIDHSRRNGEKLDLQALKESATELLFGGHGTTASAATSIITFLGLNKGVVEKVREELESKGLLSNQPGERKDLSMDILQQLTYTGCVLKETLRLSPPVPGGFRVAQKTFVLNGYQIPKGWNIIYSIADTHNASEVFPNKEEFDPDRFLAPLPEDSSRFNFIPFGGGVRSCVGKEFAKILLKIFIVELCRNCDWELLNGPPVMKTSPIVYPADNLPTKFEPFNSTL from the exons ATGGATCCATACACTATCACCACCAGCTTCTTCTGCACGGTGCTGCTACCGCTTCTTCTCCTCCTCACAGCCCTCAAACTATGGGAGTTATACTGCCTGAGCCGCCGGGACCACGAGAGTCACCTACCGCTCCCCCCGGGCACCATGGGCTTACCTTTCTTCGGAGAGACCCTGCAAATGGTGCTGAGG agaaAGAAATTCCTGCAGATGAAGCAAAGGAAATACGGGAACATCTACAAGACCCACCTGTTCGGGGCACCTACCGTGCGCGTTATGGGTGCTGACAACGTGCGGCAGATCCTGCTGGGGGAGCACCGGCTGGTGACAGTCCAATGGCCGGCATCTGTGCGCATCATCCTGGGAGCCGGCTGTCTATCCAACCTGCACGACGGCCAGCACAAGAACATGAAGCGG GTGATCATGCAGGCTTTTACCTGGGAGGCCCTGGAGAACTACATACCTGTCATGGAGGAGGAGGTGAGGAGCGCCATGGATCTGTGGCTGAACAGTGGCCCCTGCGTGCTGGTCTACCCGGCAGTCAAGCGCCTGATGTTCCGTATCGCCATGCGGCTCCTGCTGGGCTTCCATCCTGAGGACATGTCGCCAGAACGTGAGCAGGCGCTGCTAGACGCGTTTGAAGAAATGACCCGCAATCTCTTCTCGCTGCCCATCGATGTGCCCTATAGCGGCCTCTACAGG GGTGTGCGTGCTCGTAATGTCATCCATGCCAAAATCGAGGAGAACATCAAGGAGAAGCTGAAGATGGAGCCGGAGACATCCGGCAAGGATGCATTGCAGCTTCTCATAGATCACAGCCGCAGGAATGGCGAGAAGCTCGACTTGCAG GCACTGAAGGAATCTGCCACAGAGCTCCTTTTTGGGGGTCACGGGACCACTGCCAGCGCTGCTACATCCATCATCACTTTCCTTGGCCTTAATAAGGGAGTTGTAGAGAAAGTCCGGGAAGAACTTGAATCTAAG GGTCTCCTATCCAATCAACCTGGAGAGAGGAAAGATCTGAGCATGGACATTCTGCAACAGCTAACCTACACTGGCTGCGTTCTAAAGGAAACCCTCCGACTCAGCCCTCCAGTGCCTGGAGGATTTCGGGTTGCTCAAAAGACATTTGTTCTAAAT GGCTACCAAATTCCTAAGGGCTGGAACATCATCTACAGCATCGCGGACACTCACAATGCCTCTGAGGTCTTCCCAAATAAAGAAGAATTTGACCCTGACCGATTCCTTGCCCCCCTTCCTGAAGACTCCTCCAGATTCAACTTCATTCCCTTCGGTGGTGGGGTACGGAGCTGTGTGGGCAAAGAATTTGCCAAAATTCTCCTAAAGATCTTTATAGTCGAACTGTGCCGAAATTGTGACTGGGAACTCCTCAATGGGCCGCCAGTCATGAAGACTAGTCCCATTGTGTATCCTGCAGACAATCTGCCCACAAAGTTCGAACCTTTCAACAGCACATTATAA